The DNA sequence tgatatttggtttttatttgaggcagatattttttccattaaaatgtgatttatgaggaggttagaccattggtcgatattcagagtttgtttatttttccagttaacaagaattgtttttttagcgatagtaagggctacaagtgtagattgaaattgtttatgtggtaagtcagttgttgttaggtcacctagcaaacacaagtttggagataaaggtatcctacagtccaaaatagcggaaagtttttctaagactttagtccagaaatacataaccggagtacataaccataaagcatgaacataagtgtctgtagtgttttgtaagcattggagacaaatgtcggagtctgagagtcccattttcttcatcatatattgagtaatgtatgttctgtgaataattttatattggataagttgtaaatttgtgtgttttgtcattttaaatgcgttttcacaaacttgaatccaaaagtcaggttccggtgctatagacaagtctgtctcccatttcgagatggataaagacattttatcagtatatgaaagtaacttatatatttttgaaagtttttttgttgttgtcggagaaagcttgttaatatctttagctaaaacaggcggttggagcgtaccccgaagtgttggaatttttttctttatcatatttttaacttgtagataatggcTAAAAACCGGTTTAGGGCGTACTCCTGAGACAAGCTCCAGCATGCACACAACCCTAGGGAGGATAAGCGCTACTATGAATGGATTATTGGGAATTGATCAATACAATGATGCATGAACAAGATGTTAAGCAGGATAATAGCCCAGGGTGTGTTTCTTTACACTCTCACAAAACCCGCCGTTTAGTGCTGGCATAGTCTTATGAAATCCAATCCAAGTTTACAAAACTGTATTGCCTTTGGCACAGTAGGTTTGGAAATAAATGGTACACAGATCTGACTGGCTGAAGATGGCTTTTAAAACGCTACTCGGGTGGCTCTTATGTCTAACACTGAATGCTTATGGTCCCTTTGTACATTCTAATAATGAGGTGTGTGGTGGGGAGAACTCCAACTGAAGGAATTTTCCCAACTCATTACATTGGTAATCCCCAAGAAAATAATGACCATAGATGGCACTCTGAAAGAGGTGATTTAATTCTTCAAGTACATTTGGCTGGATTAAGAAAAACCTAAACTATAATAGTCAATAAATGACGGTgctgtatattattattgtgtttataATTATGGTAAATTGTACATATACCCCACTTAACATCACAGATTGATGCCTACAGAAATGAAACaacaaaattgaaatatttgacAGCAtcaataattaaatgtatttcatttgtatttataatGCAAACGAAATTCTGActgtgatcccccccccccctttttttcttcttttttcttttttctaaggTCCTGGTCTTGTGTTTGTTGTGTACCCTGAAATTCTCTGCACTATGCCCGCGTTTCAGCTGTGGGCTCCTCTCTTCTTCTTAATGCTGCTTTGCCTTGGACTGGACAGCCAGGTAAGCATCCTGTCCAGTTTTTAATTAACCTTTAGTTTAACTAACTCCCTCTGGAAGAGTAGGCAAGACAAGAAGATACAACTCAACTGTTGTTTATTGTTCACACGCACACATCAACACACTCACGCACTACTTCACAGACTTGTTCACACTTTGTGTAGTAAGTCACAGTAGTTGCAGTATTTTTACTCAGCGTTAGTATTTGTATTAGTATTATAGTATTAGCGTTAGCGTTGAACGGTCGTGGTATCCCGGTCCTGACGTTCGACAACAAGAAACGGCTTGACGCGGATACGCATATATAGAGTGCCTCGCCCACCCCGTACACACAGGTGCAAACCATTCATTCACGATTAACCTTACTTCCTATAGTAATAATAGCATTAGGTAATtggctttaataaaagacaAGTACACAAATAAGATTTAAATTAATGTGTGAACACAAAATATGCACTCTTTGTACAAGAATTGATGTGTTACTGTAATtatagtaatttctggactacaaggcgcacctgactaagccacgctagctaaatttggggaatacttgagtttgttgcacatataagccgcacccgactgtaagccgcaagtgttttaatgttaacGCACCGGTGTATAtaagggttcccgctactttcttttccataatgagggccaAATTGTCTCTCTTACTGTATTTGAgatcacttggtttgttttgctctgccttaCGCTCTTGCACtccctttatagtgcgcccccttgtgatctggtggataagccgcacctttgtattagccgaatgcaagtgaaaaaagtagcggcttgaagtccagaaattactgtaaattaaATTGGCACATCATTTGGAAATGAAACAAAAGTAGTTCACATTGCAGACAGTTCTACAATCCTACACCCTCATAATGATGATAATCAAGCTATTTCGCTTATTGTGTTTTTGGCCTGATAATTGCCTACATAGCACTTCCACCTGATGGATACATTGCACGTAACAATAACACAATTTTTAGTTTGAGTGAGGATCTTCATGCTTTTTAATGTCCTTTTGAGTTGTCATTAATCCCAAAGGCCCGCTCTAAAATGTTTGCAAGATGATTGTGTAACATTGTCACTACAGGTAAAGTCCCATCCCCACCAGAAAGTAAGACAATGTTAACTTTCTGTTGCAGTTTGCCAACGTCGAGGTGGCTTTGACGTTCATAAAAGATGAATTTAGAGCCCAAATTTTGCACTTTTTCAAGAGAGAAGAGCTGCTGACCCTGGTTGTCTGTATTGTCAGCTTTTTTCTTGGCCTTCCACACGTTACTAAGGTATTGAAAATGTCTTTGAACCATGTGACTTGTCCGATTTCTCATCTCTTCAATTGCTATGCTACAAATGTATCACCAGTGacagtttcttttcttttcttttctcaggGAGGTATATATGTGTTTCAGCTGATGGACCACTACACTGCTGTTGTATCCCTCACGGTATTGGCTTTCTTTGAAGTTTTAGCAGTCTGCTGTTTATTTGGTAAGATCCTCATTTAGTGTTGTAATGTGAATGTTACGTTGTACGACTGTTGTGGGAGCCGCATTAAACTGACAAGCAGCCAGCACGAGTAGAAATGTATTGGTTTGTCATTTATCTAATTAAAACTTGCCATTTTCCATTAGGGGCCCCCCGCATCTCATATATGATTGAGAGGATGCTAGGGAAGCCTGTGAACATCTACTTTCGTATCTGCTGGTTCATTATGTGTCCTTTGCTGGTGCTGGTGAGGTTCTTGTTTAACACAATTACattctttaattattattttttatctatctGTCTGTTTGTCTATTAATCTAATCCAAACCCATACAGTGGATCTTGCTATTCACATGGATTAGGTGCTGGGccggccctaaaaaaaaacaaaaaaaaaacggggataAACAACCATGAAGCATTTTCATGAAAAACAGGATTGGCTCCTCACgaacaaagaaacaaagaaccataatagaatatttatttaaatattggcaaaaattactgtacaccTAACCTGATGTTTTCCATTCGTAGTGCATACTGGTCTCCAATATCATCCAGTACACTCCTGCGCAATATGGGACATATAGGTACCCATTGTGGGCTGAATGGGTAGGTTGGGGCGTCTCACTGATCACTTTGATATGGATTCCCGTTGGAGCCATTCACGAGATCTATAACAACAAAGGCTCTTTTCTCTCGGTGAGTATGGGACTGATGTATGGGATCATGACTGTGCAAAATAGTTGTGCGCTTTTATTGGCTGCTCTATCTAACTCTGTTTCACTGATTTGCTGTTGCTAAAACTTTCTTTTTAGCAGCCTATACACAATTTCATTAGACAAGTGTTTTATCATTTGTACATCTTCATTGACCATCATCGCAAGTGTTGTGGGAATTtcattatttgttttacttACTTACATCAACTTTTAATAATATTGACGTTCCAACATTGAGAAACACAAGGCCACATACTGCCTACTGATAAGAAACTTCTATACACATAGCATACATAGATAACAAGAGTTTAATTGTTGCAACTTCACCGGGACTGTACAAATTGTTGCTTTTGAACCAAGACAAGCTCATTTCTCAGGAAGTCATTTCCCCATTGCAGAAATTCCACAACATATAGGACAGCAGCTGTCCATTCTAGTGAGATCCAACATGAACCTTATGAGGAAGTGAGCCTTTACAAAGATTATATAATAACTTACCTCTACAAGTTCTTTAATAAAGCTTTGTAGGAGGTTAGCCGGGCCTATGGGTCAAGAAAGAACACATGCGATTGAGTCGGCACCCACTTGGATGTGcaacactgccacctacagAGCAAAGTGGAATAGTTACACCTGAATTGTCCTGACAGAACTGTTGCACTCTCGTTGAACTTGCATGTTTGGAATACAGTAATTGACCAAATTTGAAAGATAATACATTGTGGTGATCTGCAACCCTCCATGTTAAGTTCGCATTAAGGCAGAATTTTTAATGCAGCTATTGGattggccttcctgtgtggagtttgtatgttgtCCATGTCCTTGCGTGGGGTTTCTTCAGGTACTCTCCCAcgttaaagagagagagagaaaaatagcttttttttaatctattagtTGCTCTGAAATTTGCTGACAATCATATCAGGGTGTACACACCACCTCTTGCCCgtagtcagctgggatagcctTCAGCTCAGTGCgatgaggacaagcagtatagaaaatgaatggacagAATGTGTAGGTGCATCAAATGTGGCTGAGGGAGCGCATACCGCAAGCGCTTGAGCTGCGGCAGCATTTTCAATATTGGTTTTAAGTCTCTCCCTTTCTTCTTTTCAGAGACTTAGAACAGCTGTGACTACCACAGTAGAGCTGGTCGTTGAGGATCCTCtgcctgaaaaacaaaaacttggcAACACAGTGACTGAAACATCAACAGAGCACCTTAACACAACACTCTGATaggtttcttttttatttttttttttaaataaaatgttttgtataATGCAACAAAAATTTACTTGAGACACGATGTCATTACAACTATGCACATAATACAtctactgtattttattgtaattatgatCTAATTAGTCATTGCAGCTCAAGGATTTAACTCCACACACATTCTGAAATGTCTTGCTTGACATATCAAGTGACAAGCACAGTCTATCAGAGCCTTTGTTTGGAAATCCAAATTGTGTTACTGAACCTAAATAGAAAGTGAGTGCTTGTGAATGcaaatcatttttgcatttaattttcacAACTTTACATTTTTGCAAATCCATTCAAATGCTTTACCCATAAACAGGAACTCATATCGATGCAAAAACGGAATCATCTAACAAAAATATGCTGATGCTGTCTTGAACGCAGGAGGAATATAGTACAATGGGCTGCGGCCATATATATCATAAGTCATGATTTAACACAGATTTGTGTTAAAATCTTTTTGGGGaggaaattaaatttatttctatatacaCAAACATGTAACCTAAAATGACAGATGCACAGGCTTTTATAgcttagatattttattttaacacatgGACTGAAACTGAATGAATGTACATGCTCAAAAGCTTTAAACAAAATtcgaaaattatatatttttgtttactaaCAACTaggcatacagtatatttaatgtAGTTTTTGATTCCGTAGCAGTACAGCtatattttttctgtattcTTCATGCATATTTTAGATTCACATCTTTTCTACAACAAATCATTCATTCAACATGTcgcatataaataatataactaatgtttgcctaaaaaaaaagtttacacacccctgttcaaatgcttgGTCTTTGTGAAATAGAGACCAAAAGAAATCATTTCGAAACTTTTTCCTCCATTAACGTTAAATTAAATTGAAGGAGAAAAAACTTTTACAgaggggaaataaaaataacagagATTttatggttgcacaagtgtgttCTGCCTCAACTAACTAGCTATGGATGTTTCTCATTCAAACTCACGTTATGAGTGAGGATTCACCTGTAACTATTAAAAGTGCCCCCCCTAAAAaggttcagatgttctagtagacTCTTCCTTACATTTTCGTAGTCACAACTTGCATAGTTAGGCATTTGAAACACAGCGAATAATGTCATTATCAAGTAGGGAAAATATGGTACAACTGTAACATTACCAAGAACAAGATCTAAAATTGATAAGTTGAGAAGAAGGCTGCAAAGAGCTTGACTACGTTAAAGGAACTACTGGCGATTTAGTACATGTGACAAAAATCTCACATTTTCCTTATAGATCTTGGCTATAGTGTACGGTAACAAAACAGACAtcaaacaaagaacaaaaactTGATATCTTCCAAAAAGCATGtgggaaattgtttttttgaaacGTTTCATTCAGAATTCCAAAAGGTCTGTTTTGGTGCAAACAACACTCCTCATAACCACATGGACATCACTGTTGGCACAAAACCTTTAAACATCTGCTGAAAAGAATAAACATGCCAGGAAAAGCTGACCTGAACTTTATTCTGAGTTAATCAGAGACATTTCAAAGGATGGCATGTGAACACTGACTTCCATTTTTAACATAAGTTTGAATGTGACTCGT is a window from the Vanacampus margaritifer isolate UIUO_Vmar chromosome 3, RoL_Vmar_1.0, whole genome shotgun sequence genome containing:
- the LOC144049370 gene encoding sodium- and chloride-dependent GABA transporter 1 isoform X2; translation: MSWALFYLFNSFRATPPWKTCNNSWNVFENCSSGFPGNATDLQSASQQFFNHRLLEKNNGIDDVGGLQWELVGCLLLAWAVVYFCIFKGVKSSGKIVYFTAIFPYFILFALLINNMQLPGAKEGVLYFVTPVWKKLFKVKVWLNAAAQVFNSLGIAFGSMISMASYNKFNNNIVRDALIVSFVNSFTSILAGFVIFSAIGYMAHIHNLPVDNISTDGPGLVFVVYPEILCTMPAFQLWAPLFFLMLLCLGLDSQFANVEVALTFIKDEFRAQILHFFKREELLTLVVCIVSFFLGLPHVTKGGIYVFQLMDHYTAVVSLTVLAFFEVLAVCCLFGAPRISYMIERMLGKPVNIYFRICWFIMCPLLVLCILVSNIIQYTPAQYGTYRYPLWAEWVGWGVSLITLIWIPVGAIHEIYNNKGSFLSRLRTAVTTTVELVVEDPLPEKQKLGNTVTETSTEHLNTTL